The following coding sequences lie in one Mercenaria mercenaria strain notata chromosome 5, MADL_Memer_1, whole genome shotgun sequence genomic window:
- the LOC123558320 gene encoding uncharacterized protein LOC123558320, whose translation MPDKITWKRMHLHYQRLTVLPEQQTDIGIFIGLFHFKVLTSFRDALDHVVVENFVVDFEQAAWLAVRQVFPTVTIKGCVFHLTTAAIFKYAARLGLKPRYMERGSVHNYIRSLLALPFLPAQHIEPAFVELASRANSPATKELCSYINDQWMNHLVFDIPSWSVFGLTVRTNNDVEGWHNRLNSACAGHTLSFYRLVPALRSEAECVGYEVAHVRQGVSTRRIRPVSKTIENKIQNVLEEYSAKNIETGDLLKECGKIYGPQVE comes from the exons ATGCCAGACAAGATCACATGGAAGCGAATGCACCTGCATTACCAAAGATTGACAGTCTTGCCAGAACAGCAAACAGATATAGG AATATTTATTGGTCTTTTTCATTTTAAGGTCTTGACAAGCTTTCGAGATGCCCTTGATCATGTTGTTGTAGAGAACTTTGTGGTGGACTTCGAGCAAG CTGCCTGGTTGGCTGTGAGACAGGTCTTCCCCACAGTCACCATCAAAGGGTGTGTGTTTCATCTGACCACGGCGGCGATTTTCAAGTACGCTGCCAGGTTAGGACTTAAGCCTCGATATATGGAAAGGGGTTCAGTACACAATTACATCCGGTCCTTGCTAGCACTACCATTCCTACCTGCCCAACATATTGAACCAGCATTCGTGGAATTGGCGTCTCGTGCAAACTCCCCTGCTACTAAGGAACTGTGTTCATACATTAATGATCAATGGATGAACCACCTTGTGTTTGATATACCATCGTGGTCAGTGTTTGGTCTAACAGTGCGCACGAACAATGACGTTGAGGGCTGGCACAACCGGCTGAACAGTGCTTGTGCTGGCCACACACTTTCCTTCTATCGACTAGTGCCAGCCCTTAGGAGTGAAGCTGAATGTGTCGGATATGAGGTGGCGCATGTTCGCCAAGGTGTTTCCACCCGTAGGATAAGACCAGTGTCAAAGACAATCGAAAACAAAATCCAAAATGTGTTGGAGGAGTATTCAGCCAAAAACATTGAAACTGGTGATTTGCTGAAGGAATGTGGAAAGATATATGGACCGCAAGTTGAGTGA